From a single Fusobacterium ulcerans ATCC 49185 genomic region:
- a CDS encoding DNA-directed RNA polymerase subunit alpha — translation MLKIEKHARGINITEVKESEFKGQYIVEPLYRGYGHTVGNALRRVLLSSIPGAAIKGVRIDGVLSEFSVMDGIKEAVTEIILNIKEIVVKAESTGERKMTLSVKGPKIVTAADIIPDVGIEIVNPEQVICTITTDRELDMEFLVDTGEGFVVSEEIERKDWAVDYIAVDAIYTPIRKVSYTVQDTMVGRMTDFDKLTLEIESDGSIEIRDALSYAVELLKLHFDPFLELGNKMENLRVEAEEEEENPVSHAKDDNILNTKIEELDLTVRSFNCLKKAGIEEVSQLAKLSLNELLKIKNLGRKSLDEILEKMKELGYDLSQNGSPE, via the coding sequence ATGTTAAAAATTGAAAAACATGCAAGGGGTATTAATATTACCGAAGTAAAAGAGAGTGAATTTAAAGGACAATATATTGTTGAACCTTTATATAGAGGCTATGGGCATACTGTTGGTAATGCTTTGAGAAGAGTTTTACTTTCTTCTATCCCAGGAGCTGCTATTAAAGGAGTAAGAATTGATGGTGTTTTAAGCGAATTTTCTGTTATGGATGGAATAAAAGAAGCTGTAACTGAAATAATCCTTAATATCAAGGAAATCGTTGTTAAAGCCGAGAGTACTGGAGAGAGAAAAATGACTCTTTCTGTTAAAGGACCAAAAATAGTAACAGCCGCTGATATAATACCTGATGTAGGAATAGAAATAGTAAATCCTGAGCAAGTTATTTGTACAATAACTACAGATAGAGAACTTGACATGGAATTTTTAGTTGATACTGGAGAAGGATTTGTAGTATCAGAAGAAATAGAAAGAAAAGACTGGGCTGTAGATTATATAGCAGTTGATGCTATCTATACTCCAATCAGAAAAGTTTCTTACACTGTACAAGATACAATGGTAGGAAGAATGACTGATTTTGATAAGCTTACTTTAGAAATTGAAAGTGATGGAAGTATTGAAATCAGAGATGCACTATCTTATGCAGTAGAATTATTAAAATTGCATTTTGATCCATTCTTAGAATTAGGAAACAAAATGGAAAATCTAAGAGTAGAAGCTGAAGAGGAAGAAGAAAATCCTGTAAGCCATGCAAAAGATGACAATATTCTTAATACAAAGATAGAAGAACTTGATTTAACAGTTAGATCTTTCAACTGTTTAAAGAAAGCTGGAATAGAGGAAGTTAGTCAATTGGCTAAATTGTCACTTAATGAACTTCTAAAAATTAAAAATCTGGGAAGAAAATCTTTAGATGAGATCCTAGAAAAAATGAAAGAATTAGGATATGATCTATCTCAGAATGGATCTCCTGAGTAA
- the rplQ gene encoding 50S ribosomal protein L17, giving the protein MNHNKSYRKLGRRADHRKAMLKNLTISLLSAEKIETTVTRAKELRKFAERMITFGKKNTLASRRNAFAFLRNEEVVAKIFNELAPKYAERNGGYTRIIKTSVRKGDSAEMAIIELV; this is encoded by the coding sequence ATGAATCACAATAAGTCATATAGAAAGTTAGGAAGAAGAGCTGACCACAGAAAAGCTATGCTAAAAAACTTAACTATATCTTTACTAAGTGCTGAAAAGATAGAAACTACTGTTACTAGAGCAAAAGAATTAAGAAAATTTGCTGAAAGAATGATAACTTTTGGTAAGAAAAATACTTTGGCTTCTAGAAGAAATGCTTTTGCTTTCCTAAGAAATGAAGAAGTTGTTGCTAAAATATTCAATGAACTAGCTCCAAAATATGCTGAGAGAAATGGTGGATACACTAGAATCATCAAAACATCTGTTAGAAAAGGTGACTCAGCTGAAATGGCTATAATTGAATTAGTTTAA
- a CDS encoding cold-shock protein, translating into MLKGTVKWFNKEKGFGFLTSEDGADYFVHFTGIVGEGFRTLEEGQEVTFEVSEGKKGPMAVEVSAK; encoded by the coding sequence ATGCTAAAAGGTACAGTTAAATGGTTTAACAAAGAAAAAGGATTTGGATTTTTAACAAGTGAAGATGGAGCAGATTACTTTGTACACTTCACTGGAATCGTTGGAGAAGGATTCAGAACTTTAGAAGAAGGTCAAGAAGTAACTTTTGAAGTATCAGAAGGAAAGAAAGGACCTATGGCAGTAGAAGTTTCTGCTAAATAG
- the pncA gene encoding bifunctional nicotinamidase/pyrazinamidase yields MWGETMKALILVDIQKDFCKNGALEVKNGDMVVPVANKLIDSFKESRDMIIGTKDWHPSSHKSFAVNSNGKIGEVGELNGLPQVWWPVHCVQNENGSKFHAELHPIENIIYKGENPEVDSYSAFFDNGKKYKTSLDELLKKNNIDTLYIMGLATDYCVKFTVLDALELGYKVYLIEDGCRGVNIYPDDSEKAVNEMKDRGAVIINSKDI; encoded by the coding sequence ATGTGGGGTGAGACGATGAAAGCTTTAATTTTAGTAGATATACAAAAAGATTTTTGTAAAAATGGGGCCTTGGAAGTAAAAAATGGAGATATGGTAGTTCCTGTTGCAAATAAACTTATTGACTCTTTCAAAGAAAGTAGAGATATGATAATTGGAACAAAAGATTGGCACCCTTCTTCTCACAAAAGTTTTGCTGTAAATTCAAATGGAAAAATAGGTGAAGTTGGAGAATTAAATGGACTTCCTCAAGTATGGTGGCCTGTTCATTGTGTTCAAAATGAAAATGGTTCTAAATTTCATGCTGAACTTCATCCAATAGAAAACATAATATATAAGGGGGAAAATCCTGAAGTTGATTCATATAGTGCCTTTTTTGACAATGGTAAAAAATATAAGACATCTCTTGATGAACTTTTAAAGAAAAACAATATAGATACTCTATATATAATGGGACTTGCTACTGATTACTGCGTAAAATTTACAGTATTAGATGCTCTTGAACTAGGATATAAAGTATATTTAATAGAAGATGGATGCAGAGGAGTAAATATATATCCTGATGACTCTGAAAAAGCTGTAAATGAAATGAAAGACAGAGGTGCTGTTATAATTAACAGTAAAGATATATGA
- the rpsB gene encoding 30S ribosomal protein S2 translates to MAVITMKQLLEAGVHFGHQAKRWNPKMAKYIFTERNGIHVIDLHKSLKKIEEAYAVIREIAENGGKVLFVGTKKQAQEAVKEQAERSGMYYVNNRWLGGMLTNFSTIKTRIERLKELEKMEADGTLDTAYTKKEAANFRKELVKLSKNLSGIKDMKDVPQAIFIVDCKKETLAIVEAANLGIPVFAMIDTNVDPDLVTYPIPANDDAIRSVKLISSVIANAIIEGNQGKEVKEVASEEINVEEGSAE, encoded by the coding sequence ATGGCAGTAATAACAATGAAACAATTATTAGAAGCTGGAGTTCACTTTGGACACCAAGCAAAAAGATGGAATCCAAAGATGGCTAAATACATCTTTACTGAAAGAAACGGAATCCATGTAATCGATTTACACAAATCTTTAAAGAAAATTGAGGAAGCTTACGCAGTTATCAGAGAAATCGCTGAAAATGGTGGAAAAGTTCTATTCGTAGGAACTAAAAAACAAGCTCAAGAAGCTGTAAAAGAACAAGCTGAAAGATCTGGAATGTACTATGTAAACAACAGATGGCTTGGAGGAATGTTAACTAACTTCTCTACTATCAAAACAAGAATAGAAAGATTAAAAGAATTAGAAAAAATGGAAGCAGATGGAACTTTAGATACTGCTTATACTAAAAAAGAAGCAGCTAACTTCAGAAAAGAATTAGTTAAACTTTCTAAAAACCTTTCTGGAATCAAAGATATGAAAGATGTTCCACAAGCTATATTTATCGTAGATTGTAAAAAAGAAACTTTAGCAATCGTTGAAGCAGCTAACTTAGGAATCCCTGTATTCGCTATGATCGATACAAACGTAGATCCTGATTTAGTAACTTATCCAATTCCAGCTAACGATGACGCTATAAGATCAGTAAAACTTATTTCTTCAGTTATTGCTAATGCAATTATTGAAGGAAACCAAGGTAAAGAAGTTAAAGAAGTAGCTTCTGAAGAAATCAATGTAGAAGAAGGATCAGCTGAGTAA
- the tsf gene encoding translation elongation factor Ts, which produces MAEITASLVKELRERTGAGMMDCKKALMEMNGDMDKAIDYLREKGIAKAVKKAGRIAAEGLVFDGVSADHKMAVLIEFNSETDFVAKNVEFKEFGKKLAQIAIDNKATTVDALNAAEFAPGKTVAVAVTDLIAKIGENMNIRRIHETIAKDGFVATYSHLGGKLGVIVEMTGEPTEENLNKAKDIAMHAAAMDPKYLDSSEVTTTDLEHEKEIARKQLEAEGKPAQIIEKILIGKMNKFYEENCLVDQIYVRAENKETVAKFAAPLKVVSFARYKVGDGIEKKEEDFAAEVAAQIKG; this is translated from the coding sequence ATGGCAGAAATAACAGCTAGCTTAGTTAAGGAACTAAGAGAGAGAACTGGTGCTGGAATGATGGATTGTAAGAAAGCACTTATGGAAATGAATGGGGATATGGATAAAGCCATAGACTATTTAAGAGAAAAAGGAATTGCAAAAGCAGTTAAAAAAGCAGGAAGAATTGCAGCAGAAGGATTAGTATTTGATGGTGTATCAGCTGACCATAAAATGGCAGTATTAATTGAATTCAACTCTGAAACTGACTTTGTTGCTAAAAACGTAGAATTCAAAGAATTTGGTAAAAAATTAGCTCAAATAGCTATAGATAATAAAGCAACTACTGTAGATGCTTTAAATGCTGCTGAATTTGCACCAGGAAAAACTGTTGCTGTAGCAGTAACTGATTTAATTGCTAAAATTGGAGAAAATATGAACATCAGAAGAATCCATGAAACTATTGCTAAAGATGGATTTGTTGCAACATATAGCCACCTAGGAGGAAAACTAGGAGTTATTGTTGAAATGACTGGTGAACCTACTGAAGAAAATCTAAATAAAGCTAAAGATATAGCTATGCATGCAGCAGCTATGGATCCAAAATATTTAGATTCATCTGAAGTTACAACTACAGATTTAGAGCATGAAAAAGAAATTGCTAGAAAGCAATTGGAAGCTGAAGGAAAACCAGCTCAAATCATAGAAAAAATATTAATTGGAAAAATGAATAAATTCTATGAAGAAAACTGTTTAGTAGATCAAATCTATGTAAGAGCAGAAAATAAAGAAACTGTTGCTAAATTTGCAGCACCTCTTAAAGTTGTATCTTTTGCTAGATATAAAGTTGGAGATGGAATCGAGAAAAAAGAAGAAGATTTCGCAGCAGAAGTTGCAGCTCAAATCAAAGGATAA
- the pyrH gene encoding UMP kinase, whose product MEKPFYKRVLLKLSGEALMGDQEFGISSDVINSYAKQIKEIVDLGVEVSIVIGGGNIFRGISGATQGVDRVTGDHMGMLATVINSLALQNAIEKLGVPTRVQTAIEMPKIAEPFIKRKAQRHLEKGRVVIFGAGTGNPYFTTDTAAALRAIEMNTEAVLKATKVDGIYDKDPVKHADAVKYNVVTYTEVLNKDLKVMDATAISLCRENKLPIVVFNSLEEGNIKKVIMGEKIGTVVVAD is encoded by the coding sequence ATGGAGAAGCCTTTTTATAAGAGAGTTTTGTTAAAACTTAGTGGTGAAGCTCTAATGGGAGATCAAGAATTTGGAATATCTTCAGATGTAATAAATTCATATGCAAAGCAGATAAAAGAAATTGTTGATCTTGGTGTAGAAGTTTCTATAGTTATTGGTGGAGGAAACATATTCAGAGGAATATCTGGAGCTACTCAAGGGGTAGACAGAGTTACTGGGGATCATATGGGTATGCTTGCTACAGTTATCAATTCACTTGCTTTACAAAATGCAATAGAGAAGCTTGGAGTACCTACAAGAGTACAAACAGCCATAGAGATGCCTAAAATCGCTGAACCTTTCATCAAAAGAAAAGCTCAAAGACACTTGGAAAAAGGAAGAGTTGTAATATTTGGAGCAGGAACAGGAAATCCTTATTTCACAACTGATACAGCTGCAGCTTTAAGAGCTATCGAAATGAATACGGAAGCAGTTTTGAAAGCTACAAAAGTTGATGGTATTTATGATAAAGACCCTGTAAAACATGCAGATGCAGTTAAATATAACGTTGTAACTTATACAGAAGTTTTAAATAAAGACTTAAAGGTAATGGATGCTACAGCTATCTCTCTGTGTAGAGAAAATAAATTACCAATTGTTGTTTTTAATTCACTTGAAGAAGGGAATATAAAGAAAGTTATAATGGGAGAAAAAATAGGAACAGTCGTAGTGGCTGACTAA
- the frr gene encoding ribosome recycling factor: protein MTGQDVVKSCNEKMGKAIEATKHKFTSIRAGRASVSMLDSVKVEQYGSEMPLNQVGSVSAPEARLLVIDPWDKTLISKIEKAIMAANLGLTPNNDGKVIRLVMPELTAERRKEYVKMAKTEAENGKVAVRNIRKDGNNDLKKLTKDKENPISEDEVKTLEAEIQKLTDAHIKAIDELFAKKEKEITTV, encoded by the coding sequence ATGACAGGACAAGATGTAGTTAAATCATGTAATGAAAAAATGGGAAAAGCAATAGAAGCAACAAAACATAAATTTACTTCAATCAGGGCTGGAAGAGCTAGTGTTTCTATGCTTGATAGTGTAAAAGTAGAACAATATGGATCTGAAATGCCTTTAAATCAAGTGGGATCAGTTTCTGCTCCAGAAGCTAGATTATTAGTTATTGATCCATGGGATAAAACTCTTATCTCTAAAATAGAAAAAGCTATTATGGCTGCAAATCTAGGACTTACACCAAACAATGATGGAAAAGTTATCAGACTTGTAATGCCTGAACTTACTGCTGAAAGAAGAAAAGAATATGTTAAAATGGCTAAAACAGAAGCTGAAAATGGAAAAGTAGCAGTAAGAAACATCAGAAAAGATGGAAATAATGATCTTAAAAAACTTACTAAAGATAAAGAAAATCCAATTTCTGAAGATGAAGTAAAAACTTTAGAGGCTGAAATTCAAAAATTGACAGATGCTCATATCAAAGCAATAGATGAGCTTTTTGCTAAAAAAGAAAAAGAAATTACAACTGTTTAA
- a CDS encoding isoprenyl transferase has protein sequence MESRIPSHIAIIMDGNGRWAERRGLPRTLGHKEGAVALRKIITYAGEIGIKYLTVYAFSTENWRRSKDEVDALMFLFKTYLKNEEKNIMKNNVRFLVSGRKDGVSLPLLKAIKNLEDKSKDNTGLTLNIAFNYGGRAEIIDAVNSILKLKKDHIDEENFSKYLYSDMPDPELLIRTSGELRISNFLLWQIAYSEIYITEALWPDFDEKELDKAIESYNGRDRRFGGVKNA, from the coding sequence GTGGAGTCAAGAATTCCAAGTCATATAGCAATAATCATGGATGGAAATGGTAGATGGGCTGAAAGAAGAGGATTGCCAAGAACATTGGGACATAAAGAAGGAGCTGTTGCTTTAAGGAAAATAATAACCTATGCAGGAGAAATTGGGATTAAGTACCTTACTGTGTATGCTTTCTCAACTGAAAACTGGAGGAGAAGCAAAGATGAAGTTGATGCCTTGATGTTTCTCTTTAAAACATATTTAAAAAATGAAGAAAAAAATATAATGAAGAATAATGTAAGATTTTTGGTATCAGGAAGGAAAGATGGGGTGAGTCTTCCACTCTTGAAAGCTATAAAGAATCTTGAAGATAAAAGTAAGGATAATACAGGTCTCACATTAAATATAGCATTTAACTATGGAGGTAGAGCTGAAATAATAGATGCTGTAAATTCCATCTTAAAATTAAAGAAAGATCATATAGATGAAGAAAATTTTTCTAAATATTTATATAGTGATATGCCTGATCCTGAACTATTAATAAGAACAAGTGGGGAGTTGAGAATATCAAATTTCCTACTGTGGCAGATAGCTTATTCAGAAATATATATTACTGAGGCTTTATGGCCAGACTTTGATGAAAAAGAGCTGGATAAAGCTATAGAAAGTTATAATGGAAGAGACAGAAGATTTGGAGGAGTAAAAAATGCTTAG
- a CDS encoding phosphatidate cytidylyltransferase, translating to MLSRIMVAIVGIPLLIYILYHGGFPLLLFVNVIVGIGAYEFYNMAEMGGKKPHKAAGIIGALLIPNVLFFNELGTLSIDIAGVLAFFVIFLIGYRVLENKVENASVDIGETILGALYISVLFSHVILISFLPNGGKWLLTAQIMVWVCDSFAYFTGMAIGRKIFNRGFSSISPKKSIEGSIGGTVFTIISLYFLEKYFHLLDNGELGMTNIIIIGIFISIIAQLGDLGESMFKREFKVKDSGTLLKGHGGILDRFDSMLFVAPTVYYLLKFIVL from the coding sequence ATGCTTAGTAGAATAATGGTAGCCATAGTGGGTATACCACTGCTTATCTACATATTATACCATGGAGGATTTCCCTTACTTCTCTTTGTAAATGTAATTGTAGGTATTGGGGCTTATGAGTTTTATAATATGGCAGAAATGGGAGGAAAAAAACCTCACAAAGCAGCAGGGATAATTGGGGCTTTACTTATTCCTAATGTATTATTTTTTAATGAATTAGGAACTTTATCAATAGATATAGCTGGAGTATTAGCTTTTTTTGTTATATTCCTCATAGGGTATAGAGTATTAGAAAATAAAGTGGAAAATGCAAGTGTTGATATAGGAGAAACTATATTAGGGGCATTATATATTTCAGTGCTTTTTTCCCATGTGATACTGATAAGTTTTCTTCCAAATGGAGGAAAATGGCTTTTAACAGCTCAAATAATGGTTTGGGTATGTGATAGTTTTGCATATTTTACAGGAATGGCTATAGGAAGAAAAATATTTAATAGAGGTTTCAGCAGTATAAGCCCAAAAAAATCTATTGAAGGATCAATAGGGGGAACAGTATTTACAATAATTTCTTTATATTTTCTTGAAAAATATTTCCATCTTCTTGATAATGGAGAACTTGGAATGACTAATATAATAATAATAGGAATATTTATCAGTATAATAGCTCAACTTGGTGATTTGGGTGAATCTATGTTCAAAAGGGAATTCAAGGTAAAGGATTCAGGGACTCTCCTTAAAGGACATGGAGGGATATTAGACAGATTTGACAGTATGCTTTTTGTTGCACCTACTGTTTATTATCTCTTGAAATTTATAGTATTGTAA